CCAGGCCCTCGGCGCCCAGCGTCAGGCCGCTGACGGCCTGGCTGCCGCTGCACGACACACTGGTGTAGTAGGCGTTGACGATGCCGCCGACCGAGACGGTCCAGTCGCCGGCCTTGAACTCGGCGGCCTGAACGTTGCCGGCCGTGGCCAGCAGCAGCGGCAGGGCGGCCATGCGCAGGGCGGGCAGGGTGCGTGCGAGGGGGGTGGACATGGTGGAGTCTCCTGTTTCTGGGTTGTGGTGAAGGGCCCGATGCCGGTGTCGGCCTGCACGGCCTGAAGCCGGTCGGGCGGGGCTGCCCATCGCAAGCCACATGCCATCGGCCCATCTGCTCCAGCCGTGGCACGGCCTGCCGTGGCGGCCTGCCACGCCTGGCGCAATGCGCTGCGCCCGGGCGGCGCAGGGGCCGATCAAGGGGCTCGCTTGCCAGGTGGCCGCGGCCGGGGCCGGTTCATGCTGGCGCAGGGTTTGCGCGCGGCGCTGTGGCGCCGCGGTGCGTGCCAGCGGCAGCGCCACGTTGCGTCGTGCTGGCGCGCCTGGGCACGCCTGTGCGCCAGCGCTGCGGCGTGGCGGCACAGTGCGCCGGGTTCACCCGCGTACGCGGCGTGCCATCACGGGCCCGCGTTGCGGCGGGCTGCGCGCATGGCCTGCGCCGGGCTGCCCACATTGCCTGTGGCAAGTGGCCCGAAGGCGCTGGCTACACTGGCCGCCGCTGTCCCATTCAGGTGCCCGCCGGCACCCATCCGCGCCCCATGAAGCCTGCCGACCGCGTCTGGCTGTTCGATCTCGACAACACCCTGCACGACGCCGGAGCCTGGGTCTTTCCGGCGCTGCACGCGAGCATGGGCGACTTCACCGCGCGCACGCTCGCGCTCGATGCGCAGGCGGCGCAGGACCTCAACCACCACTACTGGCACCACTACGGCGCCACGCTGCTGGGCCTGATCCGCCACCATGGCGTGAAGCCCATGCACTTTCTGCACGACACGCACCGCCTGCCTGGGCTGGAGCAGCGCCTGGACGGCCACCGCCACGACTTTGCCGCGCTGGCCCGGCTGCGCGGGCGCAAGTTCATCCTCACCAATGCGCCGCGGCACTATGCGTTGCGGGTGCTGGGTGCGCTGGGCATCACCCACTTGTTCGATGGCGTGATCGGCATCGACCAGATGCAGGTGTTCGGCCAGCTGCGGCCCAAGCCCGATGCCCGCATGCTGCGCACGCTGGCCGTGCGCCTGCGCGTGCCGCCGCAGCGCTGCGTGCTGGTGGAAGACACGCTCGAGCACCTCAAGTCGGCCCGCCGCGTGGGCATGGGCACGGTGTGGATGCAGCGCTTCGTGCGCCGCGGCGTCACGCTGGGCCCGCGCGTGGCGCGGCTGTCGATGCGGCCGGCCTATGTGCAGCGGGTGGTGCGTGGCCTGCGCCCGTTGCTGCGCGGTGGCATGGCGGCCGCTGATGCGGGTTGACCAGGGCGCCCGTGCTCGGTGTTTTCCTGCTCCCGGGCAGCGCCCGGCGCTGTGCCAGAATGCTTCGATACCCCCCGCTGCCGACCCCGCCGTCCCCCTGCCGTGATGCCTGATCCCGACGCGCCATCCGGCAGCGCAGCCGCGTTGCTCGCCCCCTTGGTGGGCGTGGGCGGCCTGGCCGGTGTGGGTGCCGATGGCGCCGCCGCTTCGGCCACGCCACCGGCCACCGCACGCAAGCGGCCACGCCCCGGTGAGCGCCGGGTGCAGATCCTGCAAACCCTGGCCGCCATGCTCGAGCAGCCCGGCGCCGAGCGCATCACCACCGCGGCACTGGCCGCCCGGCTCGAGGTCAGCGAGGCCGCGCTGTACCGGCACTTCGCCAGCAAGGCGCAGATGTTCGAGGGCCTGATCGAGTTCATCGAAACCAGCGTGTTCACGCTGGTCAACCAGATCACCGAGCGCGAACCGCGTGGCGACGCCCAGGCCCGCCGCGTGGTCACCGTGCTGCTGCAGTTCGGCGA
This portion of the Aquabacterium sp. OR-4 genome encodes:
- a CDS encoding pyrimidine 5'-nucleotidase, with the protein product MKPADRVWLFDLDNTLHDAGAWVFPALHASMGDFTARTLALDAQAAQDLNHHYWHHYGATLLGLIRHHGVKPMHFLHDTHRLPGLEQRLDGHRHDFAALARLRGRKFILTNAPRHYALRVLGALGITHLFDGVIGIDQMQVFGQLRPKPDARMLRTLAVRLRVPPQRCVLVEDTLEHLKSARRVGMGTVWMQRFVRRGVTLGPRVARLSMRPAYVQRVVRGLRPLLRGGMAAADAG
- the slmA gene encoding nucleoid occlusion factor SlmA — encoded protein: MPDPDAPSGSAAALLAPLVGVGGLAGVGADGAAASATPPATARKRPRPGERRVQILQTLAAMLEQPGAERITTAALAARLEVSEAALYRHFASKAQMFEGLIEFIETSVFTLVNQITEREPRGDAQARRVVTVLLQFGEKNPGMVRVMVGDALVFEHERLTTRMNQFFDRVESQLRQSLRAAADAAGSATPTVDAQVAASGLAALLVGRLQRYARSGFRRSPTEHLEPLLARLTAL